Proteins from one Setaria italica strain Yugu1 chromosome V, Setaria_italica_v2.0, whole genome shotgun sequence genomic window:
- the LOC101764917 gene encoding uncharacterized protein LOC101764917, whose translation MAANSAETERALEQCERDLDLAIERLVNLRLDPEHDAGEGAAPDIIDDDVRHAPAPAAAKARSAAPVPSGGSGHAAWIERLINEMLSAADVEDARARAATFLNDFDASVAVGRDVVALQENRVLKKAVLLQHRLDNKKETANRELQRQLAGCQERVRSLETDSYALSMFLRRAQPQGGPSMTGRFHPEVF comes from the coding sequence ATGGCGGCCAACTCCGCCGAGACGGAGCGGGCTCTGGAGCAGTGCGAGAGGGACCTGGACCTGGCGATCGAGCGCCTGGTCAACCTGCGGCTTGATCCCGAGCATGACGCCGGCGAAGGCGCCGCTCCTGACATCATCGACGACGACGTCCGTcacgcccccgcccccgccgccgctaaGGCACGGAGCGCCGCCCCTGTCCCGTCAGGCGGCAGCGGCCACGCGGCATGGATCGAGAGACTCATCAATGAGATGCTGAGCGCCGCGGACGTGGAAGACGCCAGGGCCCGCGCCGCCACGTTCCTCAACGACTTCGACGCCTCCGTCGCGGTGGGGCGGGACGTGGTGGCCCTGCAGGAGAACCGCGTCCTGAAGAAGGCCGTGCTCCTCCAGCACCGGCTGGACAACAAGAAGGAGACGGCGAACCGGGAGCTCCAGCGGCAGCTCGCCGGCTGCCAGGAGCGTGTCAGGAGCCTGGAGACGGACAGCTACGCGCTGTCCATGTTCCTCAGGCGCGCGCAACCGCAGGGGGGGCCTTCCATGACCGGCCGCTTCCACCCGGAGGTTTTCTGA